Proteins encoded in a region of the Zea mays cultivar B73 chromosome 4, Zm-B73-REFERENCE-NAM-5.0, whole genome shotgun sequence genome:
- the LOC100381632 gene encoding uncharacterized protein LOC100381632 has translation MNQEKTVKLMIWFQDLRSVHISIQEMNVQVTTYLKKSTSARTFSTDTHQSLVLVSQLNSLRVLHSSYHYQEKAIKIFINKSMLLLPLIINDQLPSPVSTAKQFDYLLARPNSRAGFRISRLLNPTEQNVKDTEKRGGGGGSDLAFERGLCRSEERPSQRRAEVVATVRLVRP, from the coding sequence ATGAATCAGGAGAAAACAGTAAAATTAATGATATGGTTTCAGGATCTCAGATCAGTTCATATTTCCATACAAGAAATGAATGTGCAAGTCACAACATATCTGAAAAAATCCACTTCTGCCCGTACTTTCTCCACTGATACCCATCAAAGTTTGGTGCTTGTGTCACAACTGAACTCACTACGTGTTTTGCATTCTTCCTACCATTACCAAGAGAAAGCAATCAAGAttttcataaataaaagcatgcttCTTCTACCGCTTATTATTAATGATCAATTACCTTCTCCTGTTTCCACGGCAAAGCAATTCGATTATCTGCTGGCCAGGCCCAACTCGCGCGCGGGATTCCGAATCTCCCGGCTACTGAATCCAACCGAACAAAATGTCAAGGATACGGAGAAGAGGGGGGGAGGAGGGGGGTCGGACCTTGCGTTCGAAAGAGGTCTCTGCCGATCTGAGGAGCGCCCGTCGCAGCGTCGTGCGGAGGTAGTAGCCACAGTCCGCCTCGTCCGGCCATAG